DNA sequence from the Planctomycetia bacterium genome:
ACTGACTACGGACTTGATCCAAGCGACGTTCGTCTTTCGCCACCGCCTCGGGAACGGCGTGAGCGAGTTCCTCCGCCTTGCGGCGTGCGACCTGCGCCGCGTGCTGAAGCCACGCAGGAGTTCCGGTGCAGATCCCCGCCAACAATTCGAGCAGGCAAGCCTCCGTTTGCTCGAACTTGACGCCGGTGCGCATGTCGCATGCCCCTTGCCCGGCGCGGGGACACGCGTAGTATGCCTTCGAACTGCTGCTCTTGTAGTGCATCCGTGCTCCGCACTTACAGAACAAGAGCCCGCCGAGCAGACTGTTTGGGAACGCGACCGAATGATGGACTTTCGGACCGCGCTTTTTCTGCCAATCCTTCTTGCCGTAGATGTCGCCCAGCTCTCGGAAGCGAGCCTGCACCTTCTCCCAGGTCTCGGCATCGAGGATTCGCAGGTCGGGTCTCTCTGCGCGAGCCCAATCGGCTTCAGGAACGGCTGTTTGCCGCGCCCGTTTCTTTTTTAGTTTCCTCCCCGAATCGCGGATCGTGGTCGTCTTATTCCGAATCCACTTACCGGTGCCGTATTTCTCGTTATTGAGGATGTTTCGGACCGACGTATCGCTCCAGGGACGATTTTTGGCGCGCCGGTTTCGGGGCGCTCCTCGTTTCTCGAGTTCGGCCGCGATTCGACTGTACGACCATCCTAAGATGAACCACAGCGCCATCTTGATGATCCAGCACGATTCCGATTCCTTGATTCGGACGTCTTTTTCCGGCTTCGGGCCGCGCCCGGTTCGTTGCGCCTGCTCCGGATAAACGTAGAACGATTCGTAGCCGTAGGGATAGTCGCCGGCCGTCAGATTGCGAAGCAAACGGCCGGTTTGACCGCGGCGGACCAAGGGGCCGAGGCTGTCGATGACCATGGAGTTCTTCATCTCGACGACTTTGACCCGCATCTCCCACCCGGGCTGGGTCGTGTCGATTCCTTCGGCCGTCGAAATGAACCGGCCCCCCTCGAAGACGAGATCCTTGATGAAGTCGAGGGCATTGCCGGCGCGAGTCAGTCGCGATTGATCGTCCACGAGTAGTAAGGCTACTTCCTTGGCGTAGACCATCGCTTGCAACTGCACGAACTTGTCTCGATGCACGTCCGTTCCCGAATGCGCGTGATCGTGAATCACCATCGCTTGGGAATGATCGATGCCGAGACGATCAAGCGCACGGCGCACCTCGCGCTCTTGGTCCTCGCAGCTAAGAGGGTTCTGTAAGTCGGTCGAGTAACGCGTGTAGATAACGATTCGGCGAGTCATAAAAACCATCCCTTCGGGGCGACTACGTTAGTAATCGCCGCCTTTAGGGTGGATTTCGGTTGCTTGCGTCTCGTCCGAGCTACTTACGCGATTTCGCGTAAAGCCCGGGCTCGACGTGCCGCAGCACCGCATCTCGTTCGATGACAACGAGTTTCGGCAACATACGACGGATCAACCGAAGTCCCTTGGTTTCGTGCACTAAGGGGAAACGCCAGTCGCCCCGACTCGCAAGGCTTGTCGCAACTTGTTTGTGACAAGCCTTTTGCATTGGTGCCATCGGTTTCTACTGAATGAATGGGCTCGTTGTCTACGCTGCCCATCTTGTCAGGAATCAGCCCCAGTTCGCTACAGTTCTCAGGGTTTGGTGCAGACAGGGGTGCAGATTTTCGCGGTGCCGTCTGCACCTCACAGCGCATCGTGTCGCGGGTCAGCGGCAGCGCCGGAAGCGCGTCGAGCGCTGCGTGGACGTCGAGC
Encoded proteins:
- a CDS encoding recombinase family protein; its protein translation is MTRRIVIYTRYSTDLQNPLSCEDQEREVRRALDRLGIDHSQAMVIHDHAHSGTDVHRDKFVQLQAMVYAKEVALLLVDDQSRLTRAGNALDFIKDLVFEGGRFISTAEGIDTTQPGWEMRVKVVEMKNSMVIDSLGPLVRRGQTGRLLRNLTAGDYPYGYESFYVYPEQAQRTGRGPKPEKDVRIKESESCWIIKMALWFILGWSYSRIAAELEKRGAPRNRRAKNRPWSDTSVRNILNNEKYGTGKWIRNKTTTIRDSGRKLKKKRARQTAVPEADWARAERPDLRILDAETWEKVQARFRELGDIYGKKDWQKKRGPKVHHSVAFPNSLLGGLLFCKCGARMHYKSSSSKAYYACPRAGQGACDMRTGVKFEQTEACLLELLAGICTGTPAWLQHAAQVARRKAEELAHAVPEAVAKDERRLDQVRSQSENLAREFAAGNSTDAIRKLAVQLEGEEGELKSRIDHARRLLNSVVEVPNDGWLGEQLTELSTMLKEDLSRTAILLRRILGRVTVDSVVAPGKSRGFARLHFQIDGAAVLKALTAARIPEASWSHLQIQTGQGAESEV
- a CDS encoding tyrosine-type recombinase/integrase encodes the protein MADLRDWIGANAGDVSPKLFNVPSGLLRILNRDLKHAGIQKRDERGRTLDVHALRHSFGTLLSKGNVAPRTAQAAMRHSSIDLTMNTYTDPKLLDVHAALDALPALPLTRDTMRCEVQTAPRKSAPLSAPNPENCSELGLIPDKMGSVDNEPIHSVETDGTNAKGLSQTSCDKPCESGRLAFPLSARNQGTSVDPSYVAETRCHRTRCGAAARRARALREIA